In a single window of the Chondrocystis sp. NIES-4102 genome:
- a CDS encoding class I peptide chain release factor, with amino-acid sequence MLKISEQVIIPSSEIEISAIRSQGAGGQNVNKVASAIHLRFDVLASSLPHFYQEKLLKLSDSRISSDGIIVIKAQQFRTQHQNKEDALKRLQKLIKSVAIPEKKRLVTKPNKTATRKRLDIKAKRSQLKASRKKVDYD; translated from the coding sequence TTGTTAAAAATTTCCGAACAAGTTATTATCCCCAGTAGTGAAATTGAAATAAGTGCTATTCGCTCCCAAGGGGCTGGTGGTCAAAATGTCAATAAAGTTGCTTCCGCTATACATTTACGTTTTGATGTTTTAGCGTCCTCACTACCTCATTTTTATCAGGAAAAGTTATTAAAATTGAGTGATTCTAGAATTTCTAGTGATGGCATTATTGTTATTAAGGCTCAACAGTTTCGCACTCAACACCAGAATAAGGAAGATGCTTTAAAACGGTTACAAAAATTGATTAAAAGTGTTGCTATTCCTGAGAAAAAACGATTAGTAACTAAGCCAAATAAAACGGCTACGCGCAAGCGGTTGGATATTAAGGCTAAACGTAGTCAATTGAAAGCATCAAGGAAAAAAGTTGATTATGATTGA
- the hspA3_1 gene encoding heat shock protein Hsp20, producing MALIRYNPWQEMNSLQRQLNRLFDDALTSNNWDNLGNFSKVPAAELTETEEALHLKLEVPGMEAKDLDVQVMVDRVAIAGERKSETKTEEDGRTHSEFRYGKFSRVIPLPTRIQNTNVTANYKDGILNLTLPKAEEEKNKVVKVNLLQESAQ from the coding sequence ATGGCTTTAATACGTTATAACCCTTGGCAAGAAATGAATTCTTTACAACGCCAATTAAATCGTTTGTTTGATGATGCTTTAACCTCTAATAATTGGGATAATTTGGGTAATTTCTCAAAAGTGCCTGCTGCGGAATTGACTGAAACCGAAGAAGCATTACATCTAAAACTAGAAGTTCCTGGAATGGAAGCAAAAGATTTAGATGTTCAAGTAATGGTAGATCGAGTAGCAATTGCTGGTGAAAGAAAATCGGAAACTAAAACAGAAGAAGACGGTAGAACCCATTCTGAATTCCGTTATGGCAAATTCTCAAGAGTAATCCCTCTACCCACAAGAATCCAAAATACTAACGTTACTGCTAACTATAAAGACGGTATCCTGAATTTAACCTTACCTAAAGCAGAAGAAGAAAAAAACAAAGTAGTCAAAGTTAACCTTTTACAAGAATCTGCTCAGTAG
- a CDS encoding isopentenyl-diphosphate delta-isomerase, type 2, translating into MTNTQTRKADHLRICLEDDVQFQHLTNGLEKYRFTHTCLPELNLSEVDINTAFLGKKLNAPILISSMTGGTEQAKMINCRLAIAAQKYGLAMGVGSQRIAVENPDVAHTFAVRSFAPDALLFANLGAVQLNYTYGVDQCLRVVEILEADALILHLNPLQECIQPNGDTQFKGLLGKIKQLCQQIDIPVIAKEVGNGISAVMAEKLIEAGVEVIDVAGAGGTSWAMVESERAQTNLQRRLGRTFADWGISTADCLVEIRKHYPNIPLIASGGLRNGLEVAKAIALGADLAGLAFPFLQAASISEAAIDELVELLMAELKTVLFCTGNGDLNQLKRSSCLIKAV; encoded by the coding sequence ATGACCAATACGCAAACCCGAAAAGCTGATCACCTGCGTATTTGTCTTGAAGATGATGTACAGTTTCAGCATTTAACTAACGGCTTAGAGAAATATCGTTTTACCCATACTTGTTTACCAGAATTAAACTTAAGTGAGGTAGATATCAATACTGCATTTCTTGGCAAAAAACTAAATGCGCCTATTCTAATTTCTTCTATGACGGGGGGAACAGAACAGGCAAAAATGATTAATTGTCGTCTGGCGATCGCAGCCCAAAAGTATGGTTTGGCTATGGGGGTGGGTTCTCAACGTATTGCTGTGGAAAATCCTGATGTTGCTCATACTTTTGCAGTACGTTCTTTTGCTCCCGATGCTCTCTTGTTTGCTAACTTAGGAGCAGTACAATTAAACTATACCTACGGTGTTGATCAGTGTTTAAGAGTAGTAGAGATTTTAGAAGCAGACGCATTAATTTTACATTTAAATCCCTTACAAGAATGTATTCAACCCAACGGCGATACACAGTTTAAAGGTTTATTGGGTAAGATTAAGCAGCTTTGTCAGCAAATTGATATTCCTGTAATTGCCAAAGAGGTAGGTAATGGTATTTCTGCTGTGATGGCTGAGAAATTAATTGAAGCTGGGGTTGAAGTGATAGATGTGGCTGGTGCTGGCGGAACATCTTGGGCGATGGTAGAAAGTGAAAGAGCGCAAACTAATTTACAGCGTCGTTTGGGTAGAACTTTTGCAGACTGGGGTATTTCTACAGCAGATTGTTTGGTTGAAATTCGTAAGCACTATCCAAATATTCCTTTGATAGCTTCTGGTGGTTTACGCAATGGTTTAGAAGTAGCAAAAGCGATCGCTCTTGGTGCAGATTTGGCAGGTTTGGCTTTTCCTTTTCTCCAAGCAGCATCAATTTCTGAAGCAGCCATAGATGAGCTTGTAGAGTTATTGATGGCAGAACTTAAAACTGTTTTGTTTTGTACTGGAAATGGTGATTTAAATCAACTCAAGCGATCGTCTTGTTTAATTAAAGCTGTTTAA